From the Buteo buteo chromosome 1, bButBut1.hap1.1, whole genome shotgun sequence genome, one window contains:
- the LOC142036311 gene encoding interleukin-8-like, with translation MLGTKRYISKMDRPDQASAILRDKRGHCSTGPELNNPAKSSCLIMNSKLVAVLALFLISAAMSQGMTLARMGTELRCQCIATHSKFIPPKSIQDVKLTQSGPHCKNVEVIATLKDGREVCLEPTAPWVQLIVKAILAKAQFNSDSPL, from the exons ATGCTGGGCACAAAACGGTATATAAGCAAGATGGATCGCCCAGATCAGGCATCAGCAATCCTCCGGGACAAGAGAGGTCACTGCTCCACAGGACCAGAGCTAAACAATCCAGCAAAAAGCTCCTGTCTAATCATGAACAGCAAACTTGTGGCTGTCCTGGCTCTTTTCCTGATTTCAGCGGCTATGTCTCAGG GTATGACCCTGGCAAGGATGGGAACCGAGCTGCGGTGCCAGTGCATAGCCACGCATTCAAAGTTCATCCCTCCTAAATCCATTCAAGATGTGAAGCTGACACAGAGCGGCCCCCACTGCAAGAACGTTGAAGTCAT AGCTACTCTGAAGGATGGCAGAGAGGTGTGCTTGGAGCCCACTGCTCCCTGGGTACAGCTGATCGTAAAGGCAATTTTGGCCAA